The segment CGGCGCACGGCCACCTCGTCCACGACCGCCAGAATGCGCGGCGCGCGCTCCGAGACGAGCAGCTTCTGGCGCTCCCGGCGCATGTCGACCCGGCGCTCGATCTCCTCGGTGGTGCCCGCGGGGTGACCAAGTGAACAAATCGCGCGGGTGTACTCCTCGGTCTGCAGGAGGCCGGGGATGAACTGCACGTCGAAGATGCGGATGACGGAGGCCGACTCCTCCAGTCCGATGTACGTCTGGAACCAGGGCGGCAGCACGTCGCCGTACCCGTGCCACCAGCCGGCGATGTTGGCCTCGCGGACCAGTCCGAGCAACGCGTCGCGCTCGTAGGGGTCGTTGATACCGTAGAGAGTCAGCAGGTCAGCGACATCGCGCTCCTTGAAGCTGACCCTCCCCAACTCCATCCGGCTGATCTTGGATTCGGACGCGCGGATGGAATAACCCGCGGCCTCGCGGGTGATGGCCCTGGCTTCCCGCAG is part of the Streptomyces sp. NBC_01262 genome and harbors:
- a CDS encoding helix-turn-helix domain-containing protein, encoding MVRRILLGSQLRRLREARAITREAAGYSIRASESKISRMELGRVSFKERDVADLLTLYGINDPYERDALLGLVREANIAGWWHGYGDVLPPWFQTYIGLEESASVIRIFDVQFIPGLLQTEEYTRAICSLGHPAGTTEEIERRVDMRRERQKLLVSERAPRILAVVDEVAVRRRIAGPRGMRAQLEYLLEISERPNVTLHVLPLEFTGYPAAGGYPFTMLSFPEPDIGDVVYVEQLTGAMYIDKREETAQYGKAMEKLCSDSLTPAKTVERLRNILRDT